The Ochotona princeps isolate mOchPri1 chromosome 1, mOchPri1.hap1, whole genome shotgun sequence genome has a segment encoding these proteins:
- the NCOA7 gene encoding nuclear receptor coactivator 7 isoform X3 produces the protein MRGRRVPLDIQIFYCARPDQEPFVKIITVEEAKRRKSTCSYYEDADEEVLPILQPHSALLENMHIEQLARRLPARVQGYPWRLAYSTLEHGTSLKTLYRKSASLDSPVLLVIKDMDNQIFGAYATHPFKFSDHYYGTGETFLYTFSPNFKVFKWSGENSYFINGDISSLELGGGGGRFGLWLDADLYHGRSNSCSTFNNDILSKKEDFIVQDLEVWTFE, from the exons ATGCGGGGCAGAAGGGTGCCATTGGACATCCAGATTTTCTATTGTGCTAGACCTGACCAGGAGCCTTTTGTGAAG ATTATCACCGTTGAGGAGGCAAAGCGCAGGAAGAGCACGTGTAGCTACTATGAAGATGCAGACGAGGAGGTGCTGCCCATCCTGCAGCCCCACAGCGCACTCCTGGAGAACATGCACATAGAACAG CTGGCCCGGCGCCTTCCAGCAAGGGTGCAAGGGTATCCCTGGAGACTAGCCTATAGTACACTAGAACACGGAACCAGCCTGAAGACTCTGTATCGGAAGTCAGCATCACTGGATAGCCCTGTCCTGTTGGTCATCAAAGATATGGATAATCAG ATTTTTGGAGCATATGCTACTCATCCTTTCAAGTTCAGTGACCATTATTACGGCACAGGCGAAACTTTTCTCTACACATTTAGCCCTAATTTCAAG GTCTTTAAGTGGAGTGGAGAAAACTCGTATTTTATCAACGGAGACATAAGTTCTTTAGAACTTGGTGGTGGAGG ggGGCGATTTGGTTTGTGGCTAGATGCTGATTTATACCATGGACGAAGCAACTCTTGCAGCACTTTCAATAATGATATTCTTTCTAAAAAGGAAGACTTCATAGTTCAGGACCTGGAGGTATGGACATTTGAATGA